One window of the Dreissena polymorpha isolate Duluth1 chromosome 5, UMN_Dpol_1.0, whole genome shotgun sequence genome contains the following:
- the LOC127832234 gene encoding fibrillin-1-like: MYSCGCPPGYQLIGEGHCIQTISLSEYKNMFPPGVNLPDESSLGTGELPPGEVCYSCNIGDARLEVPLSKRTKRGIVQNEVSSPRKSLIRDNVNEETVEDIHTPNIFRPKLLRVTKRAAVRQRGNVRRHSRRQSNTNGHLEYRGTENEHLNATQPLAVYVHLSDVDRKTDLVKTLPTLSILQGNVNYTVTNRADVIFFLKEKNGINSLHAEHKKLSKGMSYHIDIEALPVDDDVTLSGHDVRLGKTVFRFFVYVL, translated from the exons ATGTACTCCTGCGGATGTCCCCCGGGCTACCAGTTGATTGGCGAAGG GCACTGCATACAGACCATCTCTCTCTCTGAGTACAAGAACATGTTCCCTCCCGGCGTGAACCTGCCCGACGAGTCGTCCCTGGGGACCGGGGAGCTTCCCCCGGGCGAGGTCTGCTACTCGTGTAACATCGGAGACGCCCGATTGGAAGTGCCATTGTCGAAAAGAACAAAAAGAG GTATCGTGCAGAATGAAGTATCCTCCCCCCGTAAGTCTCTCATACGAGACAATGTCAACGAGGAAACAGTAGAGGATATCCATACACCCAATATATTTCGTCCGAAACTACTGCGGGTAACCAAACGTGCTGCTGTACGTCAAAGG GGCAACGTACGACGCCACAGCAGGCGTCAGAGCAACACCAATGGTCATCTTGAATACAGGGGTACGGAAAATGAACATCTTAACGCCACCCAACCACTGGCAGTCTACGTTCACCTATCGGACGTGGACAGAAAGACTGATCTGGTCAAAACACTCCCAACGCTTTCCATTCTACAGGGAAATGTAAATTATACAGTCACTAACAGAGCCGATGTAATTTTCTTCCTCAAAGAGAAAAACGGGATCAACTCGTTGCACGCCGAGCATAAAAAGCTGTCCAAGGGAATGTCCTATCATATTGATATTGAGGCTCTACCAGTGGACGATGACGTCACGTTATCGGGCCATGACGTCCGTCTTGGTAAAACTGTGTTTAGGTTCTTTGTTTACGTGTTGTAA